A genome region from Arachis duranensis cultivar V14167 chromosome 8, aradu.V14167.gnm2.J7QH, whole genome shotgun sequence includes the following:
- the LOC107462479 gene encoding cyanidin 3-O-galactoside 2''-O-xylosyltransferase FGGT1: MDASSPLHIAMFPWFAMGHLIPYLHLSNKLAKRGHRISFFTPKRTQSKLQHLNLHPQLITFIPITVPHVDTLPLHAETTSDVPFSSYKHIATAMDHTEKDIELLLQNLKPQIVLFDFQHWLPNLARSLGIKSVQYIIGNPATFAYLSAHTIGIHFTTENLMKPPQGFPDSSIRLRAHEAQRVVTASKFEFGSGITLYDRFNTGTKFADAVAYKGCREIDGDYINYMKSQLERKPIMLSGPLLPEPTNSTLDEKWDSWLSGFNTKHVIYCALGSECSLNKSQLQELVLGLELTGFPFLAALKPPVEFDSIEQVLPEGFKERVEGNGVVYDGWVQQQLILEHPSVGCFITHCGAASITEALVSSCQLVLLPGPYSDHAIAARNLGSRLKVGIEVEKGEEDGLFTKENVCVAVKTVMDDENQVGKEIRENHSKIRNLLLSNDFESSCIDGFVCELQSLL; this comes from the coding sequence ATGGATGCTTCTTCTCCTCTGCACATAGCAATGTTTCCATGGTTCGCAATGGGACACCTAATCCCATATCTTCACCTCTCCAACAAGCTTGCAAAAAGAGGCCATAGAATCTCCTTCTTCACTCCAAAAAGAACACAATCAAAGCTTCAACACCTAAATCTTCACCCACAACTCATCACCTTCATCCCCATCACTGTTCCTCACGTGGACACCCTTCCCCTCCATGCAGAGACCACTTCAGACGTTCCCTTCTCTTCCTACAAACACATCGCCACCGCCATGGACCATACTGAGAAAGACATAGAGCTTCTCCTCCAGAATCTAAAGCCGCAAATTGTTCTCTTCGATTTCCAACATTGGCTTCCAAACTTGGCGCGAAGCCTCGGCATTAAGAGTGTCCAATACATAATCGGTAACCCAGCCACTTTTGCATACCTTTCAGCCCACACAATAGGAATTCATTTTACTACAGAAAACCTTATGAAACCGCCTCAGGGGTTTCCAGATTCATCTATCAGGCTTCGTGCACATGAAGCTCAACGCGTTGTAACCGCCAGCAAGTTTGAATTTGGTAGCGGTATCACTCTCTATGATCGTTTCAACACTGGTACAAAATTCGCGGACGCAGTGGCCTACAAAGGTTGCAGAGAAATCGACGGTGATTATATAAACTACATGAAATCCCAGCTCGAGAGGAAACCAATTATGCTTTCGGGTCCTCTTTTACCAGAACCAACCAACTCAACCTTGGACGAAAAATGGGATTCATGGCTCTCAGGCTTCAATACTAAACATGTAATTTACTGCGCATTGGGAAGTGAATGTTCTTTAAACAAGTCTCAATTACAAGAATTAGTGCTCGGTCTTGAACTAACCGGTTTTCCGTTTCTTGCGGCGCTTAAGCCACCGGTTGAGTTTGATTCGATTGAACAGGTGTTACCGGAAGGGTTTAAAGAAAGAGTTGAAGGAAACGGAGTTGTGTATGATGGATGGGTTCAGCAACAATTGATTTTGGAGCACCCTTCTGTTGGGTGCTTCATAACACATTGTGGAGCAGCTTCCATAACCGAAGCGCTCGTGAGTTCGTGTCAGCTCGTGTTGCTGCCTGGGCCTTATAGTGATCATGCAATTGCTGCGAGGAATTTGGGGAGTAGGTTGAAGGTTGGGATTGAAGTTGAAAAAGGTGAGGAGGATGGGTTGTTTACCAAAGAGAATGTGTGCGTAGCTGTTAAGACTGTGATGGATGATGAGAATCAAGTTggaaaagaaataagagaaaatcATAGCAAAATTAGGAATCTTTTGCTAAGCAATGATTTTGAGTCTTCTTGTATTGATGGTTTTGTTTGTGAGCTTCAGTCTTTgctttga
- the LOC107462285 gene encoding protein C2-DOMAIN ABA-RELATED 7-like — protein METILGFIKLRINRGINLAKRDAYSSDPYVVVKMGEQKLKTAFIRKNINPVWNEELTLYVKDVATPIYLQVFDKDTFTKDDEMGDAVIDLRPYIECHLIGMESMPDGCVVKRIQPNRTNCLAEESTCFWRNGSIVQRMMLRLKNVECGEIECEIEWRDIPGCNGLAELIKS, from the exons ATGGAAACTATACTTGGTTTTATCAAACTTAGGATTAACAGAGGCATTAATCTTGCAAAACGCGATGCTTATTCAAGCGACCCTTATGTTGTTGTCAAAATGGGTGAACAG AAGCTGAAAACTGCGTTCATACGTAAAAATATTAATCCGGTGTGGAATGAAGAATTGACTCTATACGTTAAGGATGTTGCAACTCCAATATATCTG CAAGTTTTTGACAAAGACACATTCACTAAAGACGATGAAATGGGTGATGCAGTTATAGATTTAAGGCCGTATATTGAGTGTCATTTGATCGGAATGGAGAGTATGCCAGATGGATGTGTAGTGAAGAGAATTCAACCAAATAGAACTAACTGTCTTGCTGAAGAGAGCACATGCTTTTGGCGCAATGGGAGTATAGTCCAACGTATGATGCTAAGATTGAAAAATGTTGAGTGTGGCGAAATAGAGTGTGAAATTGAGTGGCGTGATATTCCTGGCTGTAATGGTTTAGCAGAGCTAATCAAATCTTGA
- the LOC107462288 gene encoding homeobox-leucine zipper protein ROC2 — MDCENDCSRNINVTELPTITRWNHSSANAPPGDQESSHPIFSNRGMDNSKISSGGCGRFNGDIYCSSINSLPVHESDPSFPNRGTNNMDGFNGASYDLHSFSANAPLPRQESDPIFPTGGMMNSNMCGGGGFNRASDLLLVVSMYAEPTKSEIIALAESAMDELSKIALEGQPLWVPQKDKKFETLNDIEYLRQFGEVQEIESMKEIMKLVEVGQEESSSSQYLLPTVDSFRRELVPLSLSGVPKEALQTEASRDMGYLEISSTKLLHLLMDVNQWSKAFDNIVTRAAVLGTLSNGAEESYDGKVQVMFAEYHLPTPFVPSRECYFARYCKQLPYEMWGVVDVSLEKHFPSLATNFRRRPSGCLIRPMPDGFSKVIWVEHVEADHSQLSNHFRPLVTTGLGFGATRWINSIVKHTESSKIMEAKSAPIYVDYGVIIPQAGRTSFLNLADRLVRTFCGDINASMTNQWMPLISSESDSSDVRVMIRNNIEDPGKPIATTVVFSTCLWLKVSPSRLFNFLRHEDSRNKWDILSRNLTIREFAYMNKGTNPGNRVSLMRAMKSEDKIEIFYIQESYIDTTGSYIVYAPLDEFALSSLANGANPNKVMVLPSGFSILPCGFPSDYIDEKGEGGSILTIAFHTIESHNIKQFFSLESVIVMKNIISDTVTSIKDAVLYNNYTNNWQYN; from the exons atGGATTGTGAGAATGATTGTTCACGGAACATCAATGTAACTGAACTTCCAACAATAACACGGTGGAATCATTCTTCAGCAAATGCTCCTCCTGGTGATCAAGAATCATCACATCCAATCTTTTCGAACAGAGGCATGGATAACAGCAAAATTTCCTCCGGCGGCTGTGGCAGATTTAATGGAGACATTTATTGTTCTTCAATAAATTCTCTTCCCGTTCATGAATCAGATCCAAGTTTCCCAAACAGAGGCACGAACAACATGGATGGATTCAATGGAGCAAGTTATGACCTTCATTCTTTTTCAGCAAATGCTCCTCTTCCTCGTCAAGAATCAGATCCAATTTTCCCAACGGGAGGCATGATGAACAGCAACATGTGTGGCGGCGGCGGATTCAACCGAGCAAGTGACCTTCTCTTGGTGGTGTCAATGTACGCAGAGCCAACAAAGTCAGAAATCATAGCCCTTGCTGAGTCCGCGATGGATGAATTGTCGAAAATAGCCCTGGAAGGGCAGCCTTTGTGGGTCCCACAGAAGGACAAGAAGTTCGAAACGCTTAACGATATCGAGTACTTGAGGCAGTTCGGTGAGGTTCAAGAAATTGAATCGATGAAGGAGATTATGAAGCTTGTTGAGGTTGGACAAGAAGAGTCTTCTTCTTCCCAGTACTTGTTGCCAACCGTTGACTCGTTTCGAAGGGAGCTTGTTCCGTTATCTCTCAGTGGAGTTCCCAAGGAAGCTCTTCAAACTGAAGCTTCACGTGATATGGGGTACCTTGAGATCAGTTCCACCAAACTGCTTCACTTGCTTATGGATGTG AATCAATGGTCCAAAGCATTCGACAATATTGTCACCAGGGCAGCGGTGCTAGGAACCTTATCAAATGGAGCGGAAGAAAGTTATGATGGGAAAGTGCAAGTG ATGTTCGCGGAATATCATTTGCCTACACCATTTGTGCCATCAAGGGAGTGCTATTTTGCAAGGTACTGCAAGCAATTACCTTATGAAATGTGGGGTGTTGTTGATGTGTCCCTTGAGAAGCATTTTCCATCTCTAGCAACCAATTTCCGAAGAAGACCATCAGGCTGCTTGATTAGGCCAATGCCAGacggattttctaag GTTATATGGGTGGAGCATGTGGAAGCAGACCATAGCCAACTGAGTAACCATTTCCGGCCACTAGTAACAACGGGTTTGGGTTTTGGTGCAACTCGTTGGATTAATTCTATAGTTAAGCACACTGAATCATCTAAAATTATGGAGGCTAAATCAGCTCCAATTTATGTGGATTATGGAG TTATAATACCACAAGCTGGAAGGACAAGTTTCCTTAACCTGGCAGACAGACTTGTGAGAACCTTTTGTGGTGATATCAATGCTTCAATGACGAATCAATGGATGCCATTAATATCTTCAGAATCTGATTCTTCAGATGTGAGGGTGATGATCAGGAATAACATTGAGGATCCTGGGAAACCTATTGCTACAACTGTGGTGTTTAGCACTTGTCTTTGGCTTAAAGTCTCACCATCACGGTTGTTCAATTTCTTGCGTCACGAGGATTCAAGAAACAAG TGGGATATACTTTCACGTAATCTTACAATTCGGGAATTTGCATATATGAACAAAGGCACAAATCCAGGGAATCGTGTTTCTTTAATGCGAGCAATG AAATCTGAAGACAAGATTGAGATCTTTTACATTCAAGAGAGCTACATAGACACAACAGGGTCCTATATTGTTTATGCTCCACTAGACGAATTTGCTTTGTCATCTCTTGCAAATGGAGCAAACCCTAACAAGGTAATGGTCCTTCCATCAGGATTTTCTATCCTTCCTTGTGGGTTCCCTAGTGATTATATTGATGAAAAGGGTGAAGGTGGAAGCATTTTAACTATTGCGTTTCATACAATTGAGAGTCACAacattaaacaatttttttctcttgaaTCAGTTATTgtcatgaaaaatattatttcagaCACTGTCACCAGTATAAAAGATGCCGTGTTGTATAataattacactaacaattggCAGTATAATTGA
- the LOC107462284 gene encoding uncharacterized protein LOC107462284: MVKEELMELSDVHFLKRMKDLSLLRRWHKQHFGDITERIKRFEKEIKKVDDMVSSGRYDGTMEARRRALVRCCEKWYVRQDVHWNQMFRSRHANEIDRNTRCYHNIASMIRRNNRIESLEDSPRVTFRDGLVNWLERGEAEALEVLPLVEEVKEVVWNCESSKTPGSDGYNMNFIKKCWNEFGTEFTAAVMSFLETAKLLKDSNITWVALAPKFVGANEIKDLIPISMVGCVYKVISKLLTRRMRSVMPGLVGESQSAFVKGRKIHDGALIACETVQWLKVKKKASVIIKLDFQKAYDRVKWNFIDTVIIGEAVRNSRISLLLVGRNNIELSHLQFANDTILFCPLEKETIMNYKRLLRCFEMMSGLSINFEKSNLIPVNYNQEWVERMCQLLGYQEAAFPVRCDVPGSRSLDRSGLHPLYGTFGYDGMMSFFITRQQGL; the protein is encoded by the exons ATGGTAAAGGAAGAATTGATGGAGTTAAGTGATGTTCATTTCTTAAAAAGGATGAAAGATCTGTCACTACTACGTAGATGGCACAAGCAGCATTTTGGGGATATAACTGAGAGAATAAAGAGGTTTgagaaagaaatcaagaaggTGGATGATATGGTTAGTAGTGGACGATATGATGGTACAATGGAGGCAAGGAGGAGGGCATTAGTCAGGTGCTGTGAAAAGTGGTATGTGAGGCAGGATGTTCACTGGAACCAAATGTTCAGATCTCGGCATGCTAATGAGATAGATAGGAACACAAGGTGCTACCATAATATAGCCTCGATGATAAGAAGGAATAACAGGATTGAGTCTTTG GAAGACTCTCCAAGAGTGACCTTCAGGGATGGATTGGTTAATTGGCTAGAGAGGGGAGAAGCTGAAGCCCTAGAGGTGTTACCGTTAGTGGAGGAAGTAAAAGAAGTAGTTTGGAATTGTGAATCTTCTAAGACTCCAGGGAGTGACGGGTACAacatgaattttataaaaaagtgCTGGAATGAGTTTGGAACAGAATTCACTGCAGCTGTGATGAGCTTTCTTGAGACAGCAAAATTACTAAAGGACTCTAATATCACATGGGTAGCGTTGGCTCCGAAATTTGTTGGGGCGAATGAGATAAAAGATCTCATACCTATCAGCATGGTTGGGTGTGTTTATAAAGTTATCTCTAAGTTGTTGACACGAAGGATGAGGAGTGTAATGCCAGGTTTAGTTGGAGAATCGCAGAGTGCTTTTGTGAAGGGGAGAAAGATACACGATGGAGCTTTAATTGCATGTGAAACTGTACAATGGTTGAAAGTGAAAAAGAAGGCATCAGTGATCATCAAGCTGGACTTTCAAAAAGCCTATGATAGAGTTAAATGGAACTTTATTGATACCGT GATTATAGGGGAGGCGGTAAGGAACAGTCGCATATCTCTACTCTTAGTTGGTCGGAATAATATAGAGTTATCACACTTACAATTTGCTAATGACACTATATTATTCTGTCCGCTAGAGAAGGAGACAATCATGAACTATAAGAGGCTGCTGAGGTGCTTTGAAATGATGTCTGGGTTGAGCATTAACTTTGAGAAGTCCAACTTGATACCAGTAAACTACAATCAAGAGTGGGTGGAACGGATGTGTCAGCTACTGGGTTATCAGGAGGCAGCCTTTCCGGTGAG GTGTGATGTGCCTGGATCTCGGAGTTTGGACAGAAGTGGACTGCACCCG CTATATGGAACATTTGGTTACGACGGAATGATGTCATTCTTCATAACAAGACAACAAGGGTTGTAG
- the LOC107462282 gene encoding protein C2-DOMAIN ABA-RELATED 7-like, translating to MSVEHILGAIKLRIKRGINLAIRDTYSSDPYVVVKMEEQKLKTAYIRKNINPVWNEELTLYVKDVATPITMQVFDKDIFTADDEMGDAFIDIRPYIGCHLMGLKSLPDGCVVKKIQPNRTNCLAEESICFWRNGSIVQPMILRLKNVECGEIECEIEWRNIPGCKGLSGLRS from the exons ATGTCAGTGGAACATATACTTGGTGCTATCAAACTTAGGATTAAAAGAGGCATTAATCTCGCAATACGCGATACTTATTCTAGTGACCCTTATGTTGTTGTCAAAATGGAAGAACag AAGTTGAAAACCGCGTACATACGGAAAAATATTAATCCAGTATGGAATGAAGAATTGACTCTTTATGTTAAGGATGTTGCAACTCCAATAACTATG CAAGTTTTCGACAAAGACATATTCACTGCAGACGATGAAATGGGCGATGCATTTATAGACATAAGGCCGTATATTGGGTGCCATTTGATGGGATTAAAGAGTTTGCCAGATGGATGTGTGGTGAAGAAAATTCAACCAAATAGGACTAACTGTCTTGCTGAAGAGAGCATATGCTTTTGGCGCAATGGGAGTATAGTCCAACCTATGATTTTAAGACTGAAAAATGTTGAGTGCGGCGAAATAGAATGTGAAATTGAGTGGCGTAATATTCCCGGTTGTAAAGGTTTATCAGGATTAAGATCTTGA
- the LOC107462456 gene encoding cyanidin 3-O-galactoside 2''-O-xylosyltransferase FGGT1-like, whose product MDGASSLHIAMYPWLAMGHLTPFLHLSNKLANRGHRISFFIPKRTISKLQHLNRHPHLITFIPIIVPHVPGLPHEAETTSDVPFSSITHIATAMDLTYNDIELLLKDLNPQIVIFDFQHWLPNIARSHGIKCVQYFVVNPATIAYLASPARMRQGRNITESDLKKPPSPDFPEASIIDLRAHELRNMVAFRKLEFGSGVLFFDRLGTGSALSDAVAFKGCREIEGPYVDYLKSQYKKPVILAGPLLPEQPNTALDEKWESWLSKFKSGSVIYCALGTESPMERNQVQELLLGLELTGFPFLAAIKPSAGFNSIEEALPKGFEERNKEKSIVHGGWLPQQLILGHPNVGCFITHCGAGSVTEALVNECQLVLLPGPYGDHVINARILGRKLRVGVEVEKGQEDGLFCKESVCKAVKTVMDDENQVGRDVRENHSKIRNLLLAPHFESSCVDGFILRLHDML is encoded by the exons ATGGATGGAGCTTCTTCTCTACACATAGCAATGTATCCATGGCTTGCCATGGGGCACCTCACCCCATTTCTTCACCTCTCCAACAAGCTTGCAAACAGAGGCCATAGAATCTCCTTCTTCATACCCAAAAGAACAATATCAAAGCTTCAGCACCTAAACCGTCACCCACACCTCATCACCTTC ATTCCCATCATTGTTCCTCATGTCCCTGGCCTCCCCCATGAAGCTGAAACCACTTCAGATGTCCCCTTCTCCTCAATCACACACATCGCTACTGCCATGGACCTCACATACAATGACATAGAGCTTCTCCTCAAGGATCTAAACCCACAAATCGTTATCTTTGATTTCCAACACTGGCTTCCAAACATTGCAAGAAGTCATGGCATCAAGTGTGTCCAATACTTCGTAGTTAACCCTGCAACTATAGCTTACCTTGCATCCCCAGCTAGAATGCGCCAAGGAAGAAACATAACCGAATCGGATCTCAAGAAACCGCCATCTCCAGATTTCCCTGAAGCTTCGATAATCGATCTTCGTGCCCACGAGCTTCGAAACATGGTTGCATTCAGAAAACTGGAATTCGGAAGCGGTGTTCTCTTCTTTGATAGGCTCGGCACTGGTTCGGCTTTATCAGATGCAGTTGCGTTCAAAGGTTGCAGAGAAATTGAAGGTCCTTACGTGGATTATCTTAAATCGCAATACAAAAAACCCGTTATTCTAGCGGGTCCTCTTTTACCTGAACAACCAAACACTGCCTTGGATGAAAAATGGGAATCATGGCTTAGTAAATTCAAATCAGGTTCAGTTATTTACTGTGCACTGGGAACCGAAAGCCCTATGGAAAGAAACCAAGTCCAAGAATTGTTACTTGGACTTGAACTAACAGGTTTTCCGTTTCTGGCAGCAATTAAACCCTCTGCTGGGTTTAATTCCATTGAAGAAGCGTTACCGAAAGGTTTCgaagaaaggaataaagaaaaaagtattGTACACGGTGGATGGTTGCCCCAGCAGTTGATATTGGGGCATCCTAATGTTGGGTGCTTCATAACACACTGCGGGGCAGGTTCCGTGACGGAGGCACTTGTGAATGAGTGCCAGCTTGTGTTGTTGCCAGGGCCGTACGGAGATCATGtgataaatgcaagaattcTGGGAAGGAAGTTGAGGGTTGGGGTTGAAGTCGAAAAAGGCCAAGAAGATGGCTTGTTTTGCAAAGAAAGTGTGTGCAAAGCTGTTAAAACTGTTATGGATGATGAGAATCAAGTTGGAAGAGATGTGAGAGAAAATCATAGCAAAATTAGGAATCTCTTGTTAGCTCCACATTTTGAATCTTCTTGTGTTGATGGTTTCATCCTTCGCCTTCATGATATGCTTTAA
- the LOC107462283 gene encoding cyanidin 3-O-galactoside 2''-O-xylosyltransferase FGGT1-like, translated as MAEASFLHIAMCPWLAMGHLTPFLHLSNKLANRGHTISFFIPKRTISKLQHLNLHPHLITFIPITVPHVHGLPHEAETTADVPPSSITHLATAMDLTHNDIDLLLKDLKPQIVLFDFQHWLPNIARNHGIKCIQYLIVNPATVAYFASPARLGQGTESDLKKPPSPDFPDTSSIELRAHELRRSAAFRKLEFGSGVLFYDRLGTGSALSDAVAFKGCREIEGPYVDYLKSQYKKPVIVSGPLLPAQPNTALDEKWESWLSKFKSGSVIYCALGTESPLEKNQVQELLLGLELTGFPFLAVIKPPMEYDSIEEVLPEGFKERTKERSVVYGGWVPQQLILGHSNVGCFITHCGAGSGTEAHKLCKLYLHNLCK; from the coding sequence ATGGCTGAAGCTTCTTTCTTGCACATAGCAATGTGTCCATGGCTTGCCATGGGGCACCTCACCCCATTTCTTCACCTCTCCAACAAGCTTGCAAACAGAGGACATACAATCTCTTTCTTCATTCCAAAAAGAACGATCTCAAAGCTTCAACACCTAAACCTCCACCCACACCTCATCACCTTCATCCCTATCACTGTTCCTCACGTCCATGGCCTTCCACATGAAGCTGAAACCACTGCAGATGTTCCCCCCTCCTCAATCACACACTTGGCAACCGCCATGGACCTCACACACAATGACATAGACCTTCTCCTCAAGGATCTAAAACCACAAATCGTTCTCTTTGATTTCCAGCACTGGCTTCCAAACATTGCAAGAAACCATGGCATCAAGTGTATCCAATACCTCATAGTTAACCCAGCTACCGTAGCTTACTTTGCATCCCCAGCAAGATTGGGCCAAGGAACCGAATCAGATCTCAAGAAACCGCCATCTCCAGATTTCCCTGATACTTCTTCAATCGAGCTTCGTGCTCACGAACTTCGAAGATCGGCTGCATTTAGAAAACTGGAATTCGGAAGCGGCGTTCTCTTTTACGATAGGCTCGGCACTGGTTCGGCTTTATCAGATGCAGTTGCGTTCAAAGGTTGCAGAGAAATTGAAGGTCCTTACGTGGATTATCTTAAATCGCAATACAAAAAACCCGTTATTGTATCGGGTCCTCTTTTACCTGCACAACCAAACACTGCCTTGGATGAAAAATGGGAATCATGGCTTAGTAAATTCAAATCCGGTTCAGTTATTTACTGTGCACTTGGAACTGAAAGCCCTTTGGAGAAAAACCAAGTACAAGAATTGTTACTTGGACTTGAACTAACAGGTTTTCCGTTCCTTGCTGTAATTAAACCCCCTATGGAATATGATTCCATTGAAGAAGTGTTACCAGAAGGATTCAAAGAAAGGACAAAAGAAAGAAGTGTTGTATACGGAGGATGGGTGCCGCAACAATTGATATTGGGGCACTCTAATGTTGGATGCTTCATAACACACTGCGGGGCGGGTTCTGGGACGGAGGCACATAAATTATGCAAACTCTATTTGCATAATTTATGTAAATAA